The Panicum hallii strain FIL2 chromosome 9, PHallii_v3.1, whole genome shotgun sequence genome has a window encoding:
- the LOC112878312 gene encoding uncharacterized protein LOC112878312, translated as MDDVWPWLASVAPLPSAAAPDSPPRPWLLPLAASPDGDSIVLQVHAAATASASPSSAGGGEPARLVAFSLAVSVAGGEARALWASDAFAAASPVPLRLRLLVQLLNEVLALSPYVPCLGATSAVGGAGDALSEAWLDADVVSAAVGAGGTDASSAPAAAFFSLALLLRLFWLCALDAPADAGYLFFRDLGAGIERALGECPPALGAFLRAVGPDVEERFMRSLGYMLAKWCLLREIQAAGSAAAKPAPQQEPRHRRALPAACLSYAAEVHGLWILKGYAPVLAMPRVTGPASASIAASPHEVPEEPALRYGLVHQQLEAVAQLEYAVRVRDRRFLTVSVRVDNVRVRVARLAFRKDDDAGGADDDEDACGGADIMDGERHFPSRIRIWVGPRFGASYATGPSLGRSTGNPERDVEMTRTVKGAFSGPTKLANGNINGGVASPRVKAKIRSSARARTRSWRWEQEAEGSAGVFEGVLCDPVSGTEVSAWRPGVAGTGAGDPRNGMRRRYGGPGRAFSKMRGLVVAGDELPEEMTWRVGREQEGRTLRWRLGLKVWVSYLPNESRSRHFETRCVEWAHEVELPLVPIDGDESF; from the coding sequence ATGGACGACGTGTGGCCGTGGCTGGCCTCCGTGgcgccgcttccctctgcgGCGGCGCCCgactcgccgccgcggccctggTTGCTCCCGCTCGCCGCCTCGCCCGACGGCGACTCCATCGTCCTGCAGGTGCACGCTGCTGCCACTGCCTCCGCGTCTCCATcttccgccggcggcggcgagcccgcGAGGCTCGTCGCTTTCTCCCTCGCCGTcagcgtcgccggcggcgaggcgcgcgCGCTGTGGGCGTCCGACGCCTTCGCGGCGGCGTCGCCGGTCCCGCTTCGGCTGCGGCTGCTGGTCCAGCTGCTCAACGAGGTGCTCGCGCTCTCGCCGTACGTTCCCTGCCTGGGCGCGACGAGCGCCGTCGGTGGCGCCGGGGACGCGTTGTCCGAGGCCTGGCTGGACGCGGACGTTGTCTCCGCCGCTGTCGGGGCGGGCGGCACCGACGCCTCttccgcgcccgccgcggccTTCTTCTCGCTGGCCCTCCTGCTGCGGCTCTTCTGGTTGTGCGCGCTCGACGCCCCCGCGGACGCAGGCTACCTCTTCTTCCGAGACCTCGGCGCTGGGATCGAGCGCGCGCTCGGCGAGTGCCCGCCGGCGCTCGGCGCGTTCCTGCGCGCCGTCGGACCGGACGTCGAGGAGCGGTTCATGCGCTCGCTCGGGTACATGCTCGCTAAGTGGTGCCTGCTGCGGGAGATTCAGGCCGCCGGGTCGGCCGCGGCCAAGCCGGCGCCGCAGCAGGAGCCGCGCCACCGTCGCGCGctccccgccgcgtgcctgtcGTACGCCGCCGAGGTGCACGGGCTCTGGATCCTCAAAGGCTACGCACCCGTGCTGGCGATGCCGCGCGTCACGGGCCCCGCGTCCGCGTCCATCGCGGCGTCGCCGCACGAGGTGCCCGAGGAGCCGGCGCTGCGCTACGGCCTGGTGCACCAGCAGCTGGAGGCCGTGGCGCAGCTGGAGTACGCGGTGCGGGTGCGCGACAGGAGGTTCCTCACCGTCTCCGTGCGCGTCGACAACGTCCGGGTGCGCGTCGCGCGGCTCGCGTTCCGGAAGGACGACGACGCGGGCGGCGCCGATGACGACGAAGATGCCTGCGGCGGCGCCGACATCATGGACGGCGAGCGCCATTTCCCGTCCCGCATCCGGATCTGGGTCGGCCCGCGGTTCGGCGCGTCCTACGCCACCGGCCCGAGCCTCGGCCGCTCGACCGGGAACCCAGAACGCGACGTCGAGATGACGCGCACGGTCAAGGGCGCCTTCTCCGGCCCCACCAAACTCGCCAACGGCAACATCAACGGCGGTGTCGCGTCGCCGAGGGTGAAGGCCAAGATACGGTCGTCGGCGCGGGCGCGCACCCGGAGCTGGCGGTGGGAGCAGGAGGCCGAGGGCAGCGCCGGCGTGTTCGAGGGCGTGCTGTGCGACCCGGTCTCCGGGACGGAGGTGTCGGCGTGGCGCCCGGGCGTCGCCGGCACCGGGGCAGGCGACCCGCGGAACGGCATGCGGCGGCGGTACGGCGGGCCCGGGCGGGCGTTCAGCAAGATGCGGGGGCTGGTGGTGGCCGGTGACGAGCTGCCGGAGGAGATGACGTGGAGGGTGGGGAGGGAGCAGGAAGGCAGGACGCTGCGGTGGCGCCTCGGGCTCAAGGTGTGGGTGAGCTACCTGCCCAACGAGTCCAGGAGCCGCCACTTCGAGACCAGGTGCGTCGAGTGGGCGCACGAGGTGGAGCTGCCGCTCGTCCCCATTGACGGCGACGAGAGTTTTTGA